The Papaver somniferum cultivar HN1 chromosome 3, ASM357369v1, whole genome shotgun sequence genome includes a region encoding these proteins:
- the LOC113359490 gene encoding putative disease resistance protein RGA3: MAHKIKAINKQLNQIATDMKMLQFQSTGETSRRYDDQTAEKRKRLTASFFGDDSKIVGREHDKSEIVKLLTSSVSSSSIHSNQQEKVSVISIVGMGGLGKTTLAQSIYKLVEKHFLYRIWVCVC, from the coding sequence ATGGCTCACAAAATCAAAGCTATCAATAAACAATTAAACCAAATTGCAACTGATATGAAAATGTTACAGTTTCAATCGACTGGTGAAACTAGTCGTCGATACGATGACCAAACTGCTGAGAAACGTAAGCGTCTAACTGCTTCATTCTTTGGTGATGATTCAAAAATTGTAGGAAGGGAGCATGATAAGTCAGAGATAGTAAAGCTACTAACCTCATCAGTATCATCATCTTCTATACATTCCAATCAACAAGAAAAAGTGTCTGTCATATCTATAGTGGGTATGGGGGGATTGGGAAAGACCACTTTGGCTCAATCCATCTACAAGTTAGTAGAAAAACATTTTCTatacagaatatgggtttgtGTGTGTTAA